One genomic window of Nicotiana sylvestris chromosome 10, ASM39365v2, whole genome shotgun sequence includes the following:
- the LOC138879967 gene encoding uncharacterized protein encodes MKGIIGFWKKGKLFPRYIGPFEILEKIGELAYKFALPTSLSAVHPIFHVSMFRKYHGNPSHVLDFISVQLDKDLSYVEKPMAILDRQVRKLRSKDIALVKVQWSGQPVKEIMRETKHDMHSRYLYFFINSGWLVSGSGEFQNEMGHIVPNLEV; translated from the exons ATGAAAGGTATTATAGGGTTttggaagaaaggcaagttgttCCCTAGGtatattggaccttttgagattcttgagaagATTGGAGAGTTGGCCTACAAGTTTGCACTACCAACTAGTCTTTCTGCAGTTCATCCaatattccatgtttctatgttCCGGAAGTATCATGGTAATCCGTCTCATGTGTTGGACTTCatctcagtccagttggacaaggatctatcttatgttgagaagCCGATGGCCATTTTGGATAGACAAGTCCGAAAGTTAAGGTCGAAGGATATTGCtttagtgaaggttcagtggagtGGTCAACCAGTCAAAGAGATAATGCGGGAGACCAAGCATGATATGCATAGCCGTTATCTTTATTTTTTCATCAATTCAG GGTGGTTGGTTTCGGGTTCAGGAGAGTTTCAGAATgaaatgggacacatagtccctaactTGGAGgtttaa